The Pontibacter pudoricolor genome contains a region encoding:
- the glgX gene encoding glycogen debranching protein GlgX: MSIPIYPGNPYPLGATWDGEGVNFALYADNATGVELCLFDDISSEQESVIIKMVERTHQIWHTYLPDIGPGQLYGFRVQGPYEPENGHRFNDHKLLLDPYAKAISGAVEWHDSLFGYKVGDPQEDMSFSETDSAPFIPKAVVIDPNFDWEGDKLPKTPYFRSIIYETHVKGFTYTHPDIPEEIRGTYAGLAHPVTIKYLQDLGITAIELMPVHHFIKDRHLAEKGLTNYWGYNSIGFFAPDVRYSSSGTLGEQVVEFKNMVKAFHKAGIEVILDVVYNHTAEGNHMGPTLSFKGIDNASYYRLTEDNKRFYMDYTGTGNTLNSSLPSVLRLIMDSLRYWILEMHVDGFRFDLASTLARELHGVDKLGSFFDIIHQDPVISQVKLIAEPWDIGEGGYQVGNFPAGWTEWNGKYRDCMRDYWRGEHSMLAEFAERFTGSSDLYRDDYRRPTASINFITAHDGFTLHDLVSYNEKHNEANGENNQDGESHNRSWNCGVEGPTDDMAIVELRQRQKRNMLTTLFLSQGVPMLVAGDEISRTQQGNNNAYCQDNEISWLNWEKADKELLEFTRKLIQLRKDHPVFCRRRWFQGMPIKGLGVEDIAWFLPDGTEMTDDHWSHDYAKTLGVYMNGHGLRSVGPRGEQMIDDDFYVIFNAHHEALKFKLPPEKYGAKWSKVIDTTTGHIGENGKVYSSGKMLEVGPRSIVLLHSETKKKPKVAEMARKAGEPI; encoded by the coding sequence ATGAGTATACCAATATACCCTGGCAACCCGTATCCGCTGGGCGCTACCTGGGACGGAGAAGGAGTTAACTTTGCACTCTATGCCGACAATGCCACCGGCGTTGAACTTTGCCTGTTTGATGATATTTCAAGCGAGCAGGAATCGGTGATAATAAAGATGGTGGAGCGTACTCATCAGATCTGGCATACTTACCTGCCTGATATAGGGCCTGGACAACTATACGGCTTTAGGGTGCAAGGTCCGTACGAGCCTGAAAACGGGCATCGGTTCAACGATCATAAATTGCTCCTGGACCCTTATGCCAAAGCTATTTCAGGAGCTGTTGAGTGGCACGATTCCTTGTTTGGCTACAAAGTAGGTGACCCGCAGGAAGATATGAGTTTTAGTGAAACCGATAGCGCCCCTTTTATACCCAAAGCTGTTGTAATTGACCCGAACTTTGACTGGGAAGGTGATAAACTGCCTAAAACACCTTACTTCAGATCAATCATTTACGAAACGCATGTAAAAGGCTTTACCTACACACACCCCGACATACCCGAAGAAATACGTGGTACCTATGCTGGCCTGGCGCATCCGGTAACTATAAAATACCTGCAGGACTTAGGCATAACTGCTATTGAGTTAATGCCAGTCCATCATTTTATAAAAGACAGGCACCTGGCTGAAAAAGGCCTTACAAACTACTGGGGCTATAATTCTATCGGTTTCTTTGCCCCGGATGTACGCTATAGCAGCAGTGGCACACTGGGGGAGCAGGTAGTTGAGTTTAAAAACATGGTGAAGGCATTCCATAAAGCAGGAATAGAGGTGATATTGGATGTGGTATATAATCATACCGCTGAAGGTAACCACATGGGGCCAACTCTTTCATTTAAGGGAATTGACAATGCATCGTATTACCGGCTTACCGAAGACAACAAGCGTTTCTATATGGATTATACCGGTACTGGAAATACGCTGAATTCAAGTCTGCCAAGTGTACTGCGCCTGATCATGGATAGCCTGCGTTACTGGATTCTGGAGATGCATGTGGATGGCTTCCGTTTTGACCTGGCCTCAACGCTTGCCCGCGAACTGCATGGAGTTGATAAATTGGGGTCTTTCTTCGATATCATTCACCAGGACCCTGTCATATCACAGGTAAAACTGATTGCTGAACCATGGGACATTGGTGAAGGCGGTTACCAGGTTGGTAACTTTCCGGCCGGCTGGACAGAATGGAATGGTAAATACCGGGATTGTATGCGCGATTACTGGCGTGGCGAGCACAGCATGCTGGCTGAGTTTGCCGAGCGTTTTACGGGCAGTTCCGATCTGTACCGCGACGATTACCGCCGACCGACTGCCAGTATCAACTTTATAACCGCCCACGATGGGTTTACCTTACACGACCTGGTTTCTTATAATGAGAAGCACAACGAGGCTAACGGCGAAAATAACCAGGATGGTGAAAGTCACAACCGTTCCTGGAACTGTGGCGTGGAAGGCCCGACCGATGACATGGCTATAGTTGAATTACGCCAGCGTCAGAAGCGTAACATGCTTACAACGCTTTTTTTATCGCAGGGAGTGCCGATGCTGGTGGCAGGAGATGAGATAAGCCGTACCCAGCAAGGTAACAACAATGCTTATTGCCAGGACAATGAAATATCCTGGTTAAATTGGGAGAAGGCTGATAAGGAACTGCTTGAATTTACCCGTAAGCTCATACAATTACGAAAAGATCATCCTGTATTTTGCCGCCGCCGCTGGTTTCAGGGTATGCCCATAAAAGGTTTAGGTGTAGAAGACATTGCCTGGTTTCTGCCCGATGGCACTGAAATGACGGACGACCACTGGAGCCATGACTATGCTAAAACACTTGGAGTTTATATGAACGGCCATGGATTGCGCAGCGTGGGACCTAGAGGAGAGCAAATGATCGATGACGACTTTTATGTGATTTTCAACGCTCATCATGAAGCCCTAAAGTTTAAACTTCCTCCAGAAAAGTATGGCGCCAAATGGAGTAAAGTAATTGATACGACTACCGGCCATATCGGGGAAAACGGTAAAGTTTATAGTTCAGGCAAAATGCTGGAAGTGGGCCCCAGATCGATTGTCTTGCTGCATTCAGAAACGAAGAAAAAACCAAAAGTTGCCGAGATGGCCCGTAAAGCAGGTGAACCGATTTAA
- a CDS encoding DUF4268 domain-containing protein, whose amino-acid sequence MYTREQASQLRQAFWTTFGQYIAPHLSADGYRTNWSNYKTGLKHVYFRMRAEKKTATISIELTHPDAEIQELYFEQFEELKTLLHETLGEEWEWELHGEDEEGRTISRIYKKISKVNVFNKEDWPELISFFKPRIIALDEFWSNAKYSFDALK is encoded by the coding sequence ATGTATACACGCGAACAAGCTTCACAACTACGGCAGGCCTTCTGGACAACTTTCGGGCAATATATTGCACCCCATTTGTCAGCAGATGGATACCGGACGAACTGGTCGAACTATAAGACGGGCCTGAAGCATGTTTACTTCCGGATGCGTGCCGAAAAGAAAACGGCAACTATAAGCATAGAACTTACCCACCCGGACGCTGAAATACAGGAACTTTACTTTGAGCAGTTTGAAGAGCTGAAAACCCTGTTGCATGAAACGTTGGGGGAAGAATGGGAATGGGAGCTGCATGGTGAAGACGAAGAAGGCAGAACTATAAGCAGAATTTACAAAAAGATTTCTAAGGTCAACGTTTTCAACAAGGAAGACTGGCCGGAACTGATTTCGTTTTTCAAGCCCCGTATTATTGCATTGGATGAATTCTGGAGTAATGCCAAGTATAGTTTTGATGCCTTGAAATAA
- a CDS encoding penicillin-binding protein 1A gives MKRALLKIIRLIVIGILEPLARFMKVEWTTFFRSQKPKLTLAYWKQKWARLRTFNWQRDRRSVARIAYRSGLYLVLLFTFFYLLVYMGAMGAMPSRNELKSVQNNTASEVYAAGGELLGRYYIQDRTNVKYADIAPAAIHALVATEDARFYEHAGVDVRSLGRVIVKSILMQDQSAGGGSTLSQQLAKNLYPRQNFWFWDMPVNKLREIIIARKLEGIYSKEELLELYLNTVPMGGNLYGIERASSRFFNKSAADLKIEEAAVLIGMLKATTTYNPRLNPEKSKTRRNVVLNQMVKYGYLEAGKAEALKKKPLKLDYTVTNHNDGMAPYFREQLRLELVEWVASKKNKNGEPYNLYTDGLKIYTTIDAGMQAHAEKAVRNKMAALQRTFDAHWKGRNPWGRDAGFLQEALRRTDRYKKAKADGKTDAQIMEAFRKERPMNVFSWQGSKQRTMSPMDSLAYYQKFLNAGLLSMDPYTGEIKAWVGGINHHVFKYDHVRSKRQVGSTFKPIVYAAALERGVAPCTWFPNERVVYPEYDDWAPRNANEQYGGEYTMRGGLAHSVNTVSAQVMMKAGVNKVVDVAHRLGIESDIPKVPSLALGVADLSLYEMVNAYATIANQGYKIEPIYISKIEDRSGKVLLKNDLDRPVRKAISESNAAIMLYLMQGVVEEGSAAKLRSQFGLQMDIAGKTGTTQDNADGWFIGITPNLVTGVWVGAESPKVRFRTLALGQGSGTALPIWGDFTKRVALDPAYVGYYKSQFTQLAPYLQNLVDCPSFREEPPHKTFFDRLFDNVGGKVKDTFKDWKEERKKRREERKRERKEKRGQD, from the coding sequence ATGAAGCGAGCGCTTTTAAAAATAATCAGACTCATTGTTATCGGCATCCTGGAGCCACTAGCCAGATTTATGAAGGTGGAGTGGACGACCTTTTTCAGGAGCCAGAAACCGAAATTAACTTTAGCTTACTGGAAACAGAAATGGGCCAGGCTGCGCACCTTTAACTGGCAGCGCGACCGCAGATCGGTTGCGCGCATTGCTTACCGTTCGGGCCTGTACCTGGTGCTGCTTTTCACGTTTTTTTACCTGCTCGTGTACATGGGCGCAATGGGTGCCATGCCATCGCGTAACGAACTGAAATCGGTACAAAACAACACGGCTTCGGAAGTGTATGCTGCCGGCGGCGAACTGCTGGGCCGCTATTACATACAGGACCGCACCAACGTAAAATACGCCGACATTGCTCCTGCTGCTATACATGCGCTGGTTGCCACCGAAGATGCCCGTTTTTATGAACACGCCGGGGTAGATGTACGCAGCCTGGGCCGGGTTATAGTTAAGTCTATCCTGATGCAGGACCAGAGTGCAGGCGGTGGCAGTACGCTTAGCCAGCAGCTGGCTAAAAACCTGTATCCCCGCCAAAATTTCTGGTTCTGGGATATGCCGGTAAATAAGCTCCGAGAGATTATCATTGCCCGCAAACTGGAAGGCATCTATAGTAAAGAAGAACTGCTGGAACTATACCTGAACACGGTGCCGATGGGCGGAAACCTGTATGGGATTGAGCGCGCTTCGAGTCGTTTCTTCAACAAATCTGCCGCAGACCTTAAAATCGAAGAAGCTGCTGTTTTGATAGGCATGCTGAAAGCTACTACCACCTACAACCCGCGCCTGAACCCTGAAAAATCGAAAACACGCCGTAATGTGGTACTGAACCAGATGGTGAAATATGGCTACCTGGAAGCTGGAAAAGCTGAAGCGCTTAAAAAGAAACCGCTGAAGCTGGATTACACTGTCACAAACCATAATGATGGCATGGCACCCTACTTCCGGGAGCAGCTGCGCCTGGAACTGGTAGAATGGGTGGCATCTAAAAAGAATAAGAATGGCGAGCCCTACAACCTGTATACCGATGGTCTGAAAATCTATACCACAATAGATGCCGGCATGCAGGCACACGCGGAGAAAGCTGTACGCAATAAAATGGCTGCCCTGCAACGCACGTTTGATGCCCATTGGAAAGGCCGCAACCCGTGGGGTCGCGATGCTGGTTTTCTGCAGGAGGCCTTGCGCCGCACCGACCGTTACAAAAAAGCAAAAGCCGACGGTAAAACCGATGCCCAGATCATGGAAGCTTTCCGAAAAGAGCGCCCCATGAATGTGTTCAGCTGGCAGGGCAGCAAGCAACGCACCATGTCGCCAATGGATTCGCTGGCCTATTACCAGAAATTTCTGAACGCCGGCCTCCTCTCGATGGACCCGTATACTGGCGAAATAAAAGCCTGGGTGGGCGGTATAAACCACCATGTTTTTAAGTATGACCATGTGCGCTCTAAACGCCAGGTGGGTTCTACGTTTAAACCGATTGTATATGCCGCTGCTTTAGAACGTGGTGTGGCGCCCTGCACCTGGTTCCCGAACGAACGCGTGGTGTATCCGGAATACGACGACTGGGCGCCCAGAAATGCAAATGAGCAATATGGTGGCGAGTATACCATGCGTGGCGGACTGGCACATTCCGTAAACACGGTATCTGCGCAGGTAATGATGAAGGCTGGTGTAAATAAAGTAGTAGATGTTGCACACCGGTTGGGAATAGAAAGTGACATACCCAAAGTGCCATCTCTTGCGCTGGGCGTTGCAGATCTGTCGCTTTATGAAATGGTAAATGCTTATGCAACTATAGCTAACCAGGGATACAAGATAGAGCCAATTTACATCAGTAAGATAGAAGACCGCAGTGGTAAAGTACTTTTAAAGAATGATCTAGATAGGCCCGTACGTAAAGCTATTTCTGAATCTAACGCTGCCATTATGCTTTACCTGATGCAGGGCGTAGTGGAAGAAGGTAGTGCTGCCAAATTACGGTCTCAATTTGGGTTACAAATGGATATTGCGGGTAAAACCGGTACAACCCAGGATAATGCGGATGGCTGGTTTATAGGTATAACTCCGAATCTGGTAACAGGCGTTTGGGTAGGCGCCGAAAGTCCGAAAGTGCGCTTCAGGACATTAGCACTAGGCCAGGGCTCCGGCACCGCCTTACCCATCTGGGGAGACTTTACAAAACGTGTTGCTTTAGACCCTGCCTATGTCGGCTACTATAAAAGCCAGTTCACTCAACTTGCTCCCTATCTGCAAAATCTGGTTGATTGTCCTTCTTTCCGCGAAGAGCCTCCTCATAAAACATTCTTCGACAGGCTGTTTGACAATGTAGGTGGAAAGGTAAAAGACACCTTTAAAGACTGGAAAGAAGAACGAAAAAAACGTCGCGAAGAACGTAAGCGGGAACGTAAAGAAAAACGCGGACAGGACTAA
- a CDS encoding Mut7-C RNAse domain-containing protein: MAGIARFKFHASLNDFLEPRRQNTWIDYSFPESPAVKDAIEALGVPHPEVNAVVVNDRAVDFTYKLQPGDEVEVFPNGFPATINLIPNYSLPNRFVLDVHLGKLARLLRLLGFDTVFDPQLSEKELVTIAVNEKRILLSRGVNILKHRTIVYGYWLRSQQPEEQLQEVIRYYSLASEFHVFTRCMVCNGTIVQVPKDQVQEQLPPKTKLYFHEFYQCRNCRRVYWKGSHYERMQEFIRNLT; this comes from the coding sequence ATGGCAGGCATTGCTCGTTTTAAATTTCATGCTTCGCTCAACGATTTCCTGGAGCCTCGCAGACAAAACACCTGGATAGACTATAGTTTCCCGGAAAGTCCGGCTGTAAAAGATGCCATTGAAGCATTGGGCGTGCCGCACCCGGAGGTAAATGCTGTAGTGGTAAATGACAGAGCGGTTGACTTTACCTATAAACTACAGCCCGGCGATGAAGTGGAGGTTTTCCCTAATGGCTTCCCGGCAACTATAAACCTGATTCCCAACTATAGTTTACCTAACAGATTTGTACTGGATGTGCATCTGGGCAAGTTGGCAAGGCTACTCAGGCTTTTGGGGTTTGATACAGTTTTTGATCCGCAACTCTCTGAAAAAGAACTGGTAACTATAGCTGTAAACGAAAAGCGGATTCTGCTGAGCCGTGGCGTAAATATTCTGAAGCATAGAACGATAGTTTATGGCTACTGGCTACGCTCGCAGCAACCGGAAGAGCAGTTACAGGAAGTGATCCGTTACTATAGTTTAGCCAGCGAGTTTCATGTTTTTACACGTTGCATGGTTTGCAACGGAACTATAGTTCAGGTACCTAAAGACCAGGTGCAGGAGCAACTTCCGCCTAAAACCAAACTATACTTCCACGAATTTTACCAGTGCCGGAACTGTAGGCGCGTGTACTGGAAAGGCTCGCATTACGAGCGCATGCAGGAGTTTATCCGCAACCTGACTTAG
- a CDS encoding NCS2 family permease has translation MPDFFELKKNNSTLQTELFAGIASFLAASYIIVVNPSILSEAGLPFSGVLTATVLVCFLSSVAMGLYARNPVLIAPGMGLNAFFTYSAVIGMNIPWTVALGAVFWSGIVFLLLSVFNIRTYIIKAIPKPLRYAIAAGIGLFVTLIGLSNARFIIQTPGTIVGVNELSPAILTFLAGLLLTAVLLVKNVKGGILIGIIVTTLLAYPLGRWWGTETIVNFQGIFSAPDFSLLLKLDLINSLQFALWPVIFAFVFTDLFDSLSTFVGLAEAANMVDEHGEPLNIKRSLLVDAVATTISGLLGSSPATAYVESAVGIEAGGRTGLTAVVAGMLFLPFLFLAPLLSMIPTIATAPALVLVGAFMIRPVIRINWLHLSDAIPAFLAMVLIPFTYSITQGIIWGFLSYTLLKVVDGEYRKIPITLWIIDIFCILALFVH, from the coding sequence ATGCCAGACTTTTTCGAACTGAAGAAAAATAACTCAACGCTGCAGACCGAGCTATTTGCCGGAATTGCATCCTTTCTGGCTGCATCGTATATCATTGTGGTTAACCCGAGCATCCTCAGCGAAGCAGGCCTGCCATTTTCGGGAGTGCTTACAGCTACCGTGCTAGTCTGCTTTTTAAGTAGCGTGGCGATGGGCCTTTATGCCCGCAACCCGGTGCTGATCGCGCCTGGCATGGGGCTGAATGCCTTCTTCACTTATTCTGCCGTTATCGGCATGAACATACCGTGGACTGTCGCGTTGGGAGCTGTGTTCTGGTCTGGCATTGTGTTCCTGCTGCTGTCAGTTTTCAATATCCGAACTTACATTATCAAAGCCATACCCAAGCCGCTACGTTATGCCATTGCCGCCGGCATTGGTTTATTTGTTACGCTTATCGGGTTGTCAAATGCGCGTTTTATAATACAGACGCCCGGAACTATAGTTGGCGTAAATGAACTGAGCCCTGCTATACTTACTTTCCTGGCCGGGCTGCTGCTTACAGCGGTGCTATTAGTTAAAAATGTAAAGGGCGGCATCCTTATCGGGATCATCGTTACCACCTTGCTGGCTTACCCTCTGGGCCGCTGGTGGGGCACCGAAACGATAGTTAATTTCCAGGGTATCTTTTCTGCACCGGACTTCAGCCTGCTCCTGAAACTCGACCTTATTAATTCGCTGCAGTTTGCACTATGGCCTGTTATTTTCGCTTTTGTTTTTACTGATCTGTTCGATAGCCTGTCCACATTTGTAGGGTTGGCCGAAGCTGCTAACATGGTGGATGAACATGGCGAGCCGCTCAACATCAAACGCTCGCTGCTTGTGGATGCTGTGGCTACCACCATATCAGGCTTGCTGGGCTCCAGTCCGGCTACAGCTTATGTGGAGTCGGCGGTGGGGATTGAAGCGGGCGGGCGCACAGGACTAACTGCTGTAGTGGCGGGCATGTTGTTTCTGCCATTCCTGTTTCTGGCACCGCTGCTGTCTATGATTCCGACTATTGCTACAGCTCCGGCGCTAGTGCTGGTTGGCGCGTTCATGATCCGCCCGGTTATCCGCATTAACTGGCTGCACCTGAGCGATGCGATTCCGGCTTTCCTGGCGATGGTGCTCATTCCTTTTACTTATTCCATTACACAGGGCATTATCTGGGGCTTTCTGAGCTATACCTTGCTGAAAGTAGTTGATGGCGAGTACCGGAAAATCCCGATCACGCTCTGGATAATCGATATATTCTGCATTCTCGCCTTGTTTGTACACTAG
- the ku gene encoding non-homologous end joining protein Ku, with protein sequence MRTIWKGSLGFGLVNIPVKMYSATKDRRLDFDLIDRRNHARVRNKRVNEKTGEEVPYNEIVKAYKYEGKYVELTDEELEKAEQDKNTIIQLDSFVEEEDIDEIYFKKPYYLSPEKGNKTGYGLLRDALRKTGKVGIATVVMRGKEDLAVIRPLGDALVLQKLRFVEEVNETQDLDLPHKVDIGGAQLDMAVELINQFTTDFDIRDYHDTYTEKLMKTIEAKAKGKKKPAAKKVETIPTKTKDLMAQLKASLSSGQPRMRAS encoded by the coding sequence ATGAGAACAATTTGGAAGGGATCGCTGGGCTTTGGCCTGGTCAACATCCCTGTAAAAATGTATAGCGCCACCAAAGACCGCCGTCTCGATTTTGACCTGATCGACCGCCGCAACCACGCCCGCGTGCGCAACAAACGCGTGAACGAGAAAACAGGTGAAGAAGTGCCTTACAACGAGATAGTAAAAGCCTATAAATATGAGGGCAAATACGTGGAGCTGACCGACGAAGAACTGGAAAAGGCAGAACAGGATAAGAACACCATTATACAGCTGGATTCTTTTGTAGAGGAAGAAGACATAGACGAGATCTACTTTAAAAAGCCGTACTACCTGTCTCCCGAAAAAGGAAATAAGACGGGCTATGGTTTGCTGCGCGATGCCTTGCGCAAAACCGGTAAAGTTGGAATTGCTACGGTGGTGATGCGCGGCAAAGAAGACCTGGCTGTGATCCGTCCGCTGGGCGATGCGCTTGTATTGCAGAAACTTCGCTTTGTTGAAGAAGTGAACGAAACCCAAGACCTGGACCTGCCGCATAAAGTAGATATTGGCGGAGCGCAGTTGGATATGGCGGTAGAGCTTATCAACCAGTTTACCACCGATTTCGACATCCGCGATTACCACGATACTTACACCGAAAAGCTGATGAAAACGATAGAAGCCAAGGCAAAAGGCAAAAAGAAACCTGCGGCTAAAAAGGTGGAAACTATCCCAACCAAAACAAAAGACCTGATGGCTCAGCTCAAGGCCAGCCTGAGTTCTGGTCAGCCACGTATGCGGGCATCTTAG
- the ligD gene encoding DNA ligase D produces MGLQKYNQKRNFGETPEPEGKQQKHKGQLRFVVQRHQASTLHYDFRLEMEGVLKSWAVPKGPSMNPADKRLAMHVEDHPYSYRTFEGDIPEGNYGAGHVDIWDEGYYSSVETDDPKEGEKLLLQGMENGSISFVLDGEKLQGAFSLVKMKGRQEGAWLLMKKKDEHAVADHYDSEEHLGKIAKTTAKKPATNNASTKSNKTKPAAKKAKMPHNIVPMMAKLTDGPFDGDDWIYEIKWDGFRAVAEVQDGNVELYSRNGKSYGETYKPILDSLKQLGQDAVLDGEIVVLNDKGYATFQQLQNYQNTPSEHLYFYVFDLLYLNGEDLREQPLLERKKRLEELLADELPAVRYSDHVVGNGIAFFKEAQRNNVEGIMAKKADSPYRTGKRSPEWLKIKTHLRQEAVIAGFTEPKGKRKHIGALLLGVYEDGKLTYVGQSGSGFNTKSLGALKAKLDKLVQPETSFVGKVKPNAPATWVKPELVAEITFAEWTREGIMRQAIYEGLREDKKATDVVRENAIHTTEAVEEAEHQPKAKKTETKKVATSKEKNRTTQTIGGQEVQFSSLDKLYWPDEQITKGDLIDYYQTIADVILPYLMDRPQSLFRNPEGIVKSGFFQKDITHAPDWVRTIKLRAESTGEDVEYLVCDDKATLAYMNNLGCIQLNPWNSRTANLEKPDYMVLDLDPGENTYDDVVEVALATKEVLDKAGATAYCKTSGATGMHIFVPLGANYSFDQARDFAHLVAQLVHEKLPKLTSLERSPKERSKQVYLDFLQNSIGQTIAAAYTVRPKPGATVSTPLSWDEVKPGLTPEAFTINNVPARIKEKGDLFKGILGKGIDLQKCLEKLN; encoded by the coding sequence ATGGGCTTACAGAAGTATAACCAGAAACGTAATTTCGGCGAAACACCCGAACCGGAAGGAAAACAGCAGAAACATAAAGGACAGCTACGTTTTGTAGTGCAACGGCACCAGGCATCCACACTGCATTACGATTTCAGGCTGGAGATGGAAGGCGTGCTTAAAAGCTGGGCAGTTCCGAAGGGCCCTTCCATGAACCCGGCAGACAAGCGCCTTGCCATGCATGTAGAAGATCACCCCTATTCGTACCGCACCTTTGAAGGCGACATACCGGAGGGCAACTATGGCGCCGGCCACGTAGATATCTGGGACGAAGGTTACTATAGTTCTGTGGAGACAGATGACCCCAAAGAAGGGGAGAAGCTGCTGTTGCAGGGGATGGAGAATGGAAGTATCAGCTTTGTGCTGGATGGTGAGAAACTACAGGGCGCCTTTTCGTTGGTGAAGATGAAAGGCCGGCAGGAAGGAGCCTGGTTGCTGATGAAGAAGAAAGACGAACACGCCGTTGCAGATCACTACGACAGTGAAGAACACCTGGGGAAGATCGCTAAAACTACAGCAAAAAAGCCTGCAACTAATAACGCTTCTACCAAATCAAACAAGACTAAGCCAGCCGCTAAAAAAGCAAAGATGCCGCACAACATTGTGCCTATGATGGCGAAGCTCACCGATGGACCTTTTGATGGCGACGACTGGATTTACGAGATAAAGTGGGATGGTTTCAGGGCGGTGGCAGAAGTGCAGGACGGCAACGTGGAACTATACTCGCGCAACGGCAAATCGTATGGCGAAACCTACAAACCTATTCTTGATAGTTTAAAACAGTTGGGGCAGGATGCCGTGCTGGATGGTGAAATTGTAGTGCTGAACGATAAAGGATATGCTACATTTCAGCAGCTGCAGAATTATCAGAATACGCCATCAGAGCACCTGTACTTTTATGTGTTCGACCTGCTATACTTAAATGGAGAAGACCTGCGCGAGCAGCCTTTGCTGGAGCGCAAAAAGCGCCTGGAAGAATTGTTAGCGGATGAATTGCCGGCTGTTCGTTATTCGGATCATGTGGTGGGGAACGGGATAGCTTTCTTTAAAGAAGCGCAGCGAAATAATGTGGAAGGCATTATGGCTAAAAAAGCTGACAGTCCTTACCGCACTGGCAAGCGCAGCCCAGAGTGGCTTAAAATTAAAACGCACCTGCGCCAGGAAGCCGTAATCGCCGGTTTTACAGAACCAAAAGGCAAACGTAAACATATCGGCGCATTGCTGCTTGGTGTGTACGAAGATGGTAAACTAACCTATGTAGGTCAGAGCGGCAGCGGCTTCAATACCAAATCTTTGGGGGCGCTGAAAGCTAAACTCGATAAACTGGTACAACCGGAAACGTCGTTTGTGGGCAAGGTGAAGCCTAATGCCCCTGCTACCTGGGTTAAGCCCGAATTAGTTGCCGAAATTACTTTTGCCGAATGGACCAGGGAAGGCATTATGCGGCAGGCGATTTACGAAGGGTTACGCGAAGATAAAAAGGCAACAGACGTCGTACGCGAAAATGCCATACATACAACCGAAGCGGTAGAAGAAGCAGAACATCAACCCAAAGCAAAGAAAACGGAAACAAAGAAAGTGGCGACATCAAAAGAAAAAAACCGGACAACTCAGACTATAGGCGGGCAGGAAGTACAGTTCAGCAGCCTGGATAAACTATACTGGCCCGATGAGCAGATTACCAAAGGAGACCTGATTGACTATTATCAAACTATAGCCGATGTAATTCTACCTTATTTAATGGACAGGCCGCAGTCGCTTTTCCGCAACCCGGAAGGTATTGTAAAGTCCGGTTTTTTCCAGAAAGACATAACCCATGCCCCGGATTGGGTACGCACTATAAAATTACGAGCCGAAAGTACCGGCGAAGATGTGGAATATTTAGTATGTGACGATAAAGCAACGCTGGCCTACATGAATAACCTGGGCTGCATTCAGTTAAACCCCTGGAACTCCCGCACCGCCAACCTGGAAAAACCGGACTATATGGTATTAGATTTAGACCCAGGCGAAAACACGTATGATGATGTGGTGGAAGTGGCGCTGGCAACCAAAGAAGTGCTGGATAAAGCGGGTGCGACAGCTTACTGTAAAACATCCGGGGCAACGGGTATGCACATTTTTGTACCGCTTGGAGCAAACTATAGTTTCGATCAGGCGCGTGACTTTGCGCATTTGGTAGCGCAACTGGTGCACGAAAAGCTGCCTAAACTGACCAGTCTGGAGCGCAGTCCGAAAGAGCGCAGCAAGCAGGTGTACCTGGATTTTCTGCAGAACTCCATTGGGCAAACTATAGCTGCCGCGTACACAGTTCGGCCAAAACCAGGCGCCACGGTTTCTACTCCGCTCAGTTGGGATGAGGTAAAACCAGGACTGACTCCGGAAGCCTTCACGATCAACAACGTGCCAGCACGGATTAAGGAAAAGGGTGACTTATTTAAAGGAATACTGGGCAAAGGTATCGATCTGCAGAAGTGCCTAGAGAAACTTAATTGA